The DNA sequence GTAGGAGCGGCGTGTTACGGGGAAAGGCGCGGATTGTGACGACGACGAGACGGCCACCTGCCCGGGCCGGCCATAGCGGGACGGCCCTCGCCCACGACCTCAGAGGCGACGGGCACCCGGTCGTTCAACTTCACGGCCTGTCCTCGAGCCGACGACGCGACGAGGTGTTCGGGTTGGACCTCACGGCGGGCCGGGACGGTCTGCGGGTCCTGCGGTACGACGCCCGGGGCCACGGCGGGTCACCGGGGTCCGTGGACCCCACGGACTACACCTGGCCGGCTTTGGCTCGCGACCTCCTGACGATGCTCGACGAGTTCTTCCCGGGCCGACGGGTGCACGGGGTGGGGCAGTCGATGGGCGCGGCGACCCTGATCACCGCGGCCGTTGCGGAGCCGGACCGGTTCGCCTCTCTCACCCTCGGGATCCCGCCGACCGCGTGGGAGTGGCGACGCGAGCAGGCGGCCCTCTACGACCTGGCGGCCCGCCAGGTCGAACGCTGGGGAGGGGCGCGGTGGGCCGAGAAGACGCGACAGCCGCCCACGTCACCGGCGATCGACCCCGGACGCCCGTTCACCGTCCCGGACGTGGCGGACGAGCATCTGCCCGCGGCATTCCGGGGCGCGGCCCTGAGCGATCTCCCACCGCGCGCAGAGGTCTCGGGGGTCGACGTGCCGGTGCTCCTCCTGGCCTGGCCGGACGACCCCTCGCATCCGCTCGCCGTGGCCGAGGAACTCCAGGCCCTGCTCCCCGACGCCCGCCTGGAGGTTGCGCAGACCCCGTCCGAGGTGGCGCGGTGGCCCCGGGTGGTGGGCGACTTCGTGCACCGGGCCGGGAACTGACCGCCCGACCGTCCGGTGGCAGGTCCGCGGGCATCGACAGCACACTGGGCCCATGCACGCGACACAACGACAGATCATCGACGCCCTCGGCGTCCGTCCTCGGATCGACCCCGCCGACGAGGTGGAACGCCGGGTGCGGTTCCTGGTCGACTACCTCAGCGCGAGCGGGGCGAAGGGCTTCGTGCTCGGGATCTCGGGCGGCGTGGACTCCTCGTTGGCCGGACGCCTGGCACAGCTGGCGGTGGAGAGGATCCGCGCAGACGGCGGCGAGGCGGTCTTCGTGGGCCTGCGCCTTCCCTACCGCGTGCAGCACGATGAGCACGACGCGGCGATGGCCGTGGAGTTCGTGGGCGCCGACGAGACCCTCACGGTGAACGTCGCCCCGGGCGTGGACGGGCTCAACGGTGAGATCGGGCAGGCGACCGGGACGGAGTTGACGGACTTCACCAAGGGGAACACCAAGGCCCGCCACCGGATGGTCGCGCAGTACGCCGTGGCAGGGGACCGCGGCCTGCTGGTGATCGGTGCCGATCACGCGGCCGAGAACGTCACCGGGTTCTTCACCAAGTTCGGCGACGGCGCCGCCGACCTCCTGCCCCTGTCGGGCCTGAACAAACGCCAGGTCCGGGCGCTGCTCCGTCATCTGGAGGCGCCGCGGCAACTGTGGGACAAGGTGCCCACCGCCGACCTCCTCGACGAGGCCGAGGGCCAGACCGACGAGGAGGAACTGGGAATCGCCTACGACCACATCGACGACTACCTCGAGGGGCGCGAAGTCCCCGAGGGGGCCGCCGAGACGATAGAGGCGACCTGGCACTCCAACCGCCACAAGCGCACGACCCCGGTCGAGGTCGCCGACACCTGGTGGCGGCAGGACGAAAGAGCCGGCGATCGGGCCCACGGTCAGACGGCGCTCGTGGTGATCGACATGCAGAACTCGTACTTCGAGTTCCCCGAACTGGCCGAGGTGCGGGACGAGTTGGTCGGGGCGGTGAACGAGCTCATCCGCACCGCGCACGACGCCGGACGACCGGTGGTCCTGGTCCGGACGGAGCACGCAGAGGACCGCTCCACCTGGACCCTCAACATGCACGAGGACGACCAGGGGTTCGCCTTCCCCGGCACCGATCAGGCGCGGTTCCTCGACGATCTCGTCACCGGGGACCACGTGGAAGTGGTCAAGACCAGGGACAGCGCGTTCTTCCGGACCGATCTGAGGGCCCAACTGGATCGACTCGGCGCGGGCCACCTGCTCGTGTGCGGGGTGTCGACGCACAGCTGCGTGGCGCAGACCGCCATCGACGGCTTCGCCGAGAACCTCCACGTGGCGGTGGCTCGCGGAGCCATCTCCTCCGACAACTCCCCGCTCTCGGAGGCGCTACTGGAATTCCTGAAGGACCAGATGCGCCAACCACTGCTCGATCGTTCGCAGAGCCTGGAGCTGCTTCGCACCGGCCACTGGCCCGGGTGAGCCGAGCGGCCGGCCGGCTCACCGGGAGCCGACCGGCCGCCTCTCGGTGCCGTCCGGGTACCTCGCGAAGCGGGTCTCCTCGTGCGCGTGCACGGGATCGTTCCGATCCAGGTGCCAGGCCCCGAAGACGCCGGCGCGGTACTCCTCCATGGCGGTGACGATGTCCTGGCGGGTGGTGCCGACGAACGGCCCCTGTTGAACGACGGGCGCGCCGATAGGCCGGGCCTGCAGCACGAGGAACGCCGCACCGTCCGGACCCGCGGTCACCGTGACGGCCTCAGGGGCGAGCACTGCCGCGTCATAACCGAGTCGCTGAGCGTCGACGGTCAGGTCGCCGCCGTAGTTGTAGAGGACCCGGGTGGCGGACGGGTCGAACGCCGGGAGTTCGGTACTGACACCGGGGTCGAGGGTGACGATCCAGATGGCGAGGTGACTGTCCGGCCGCGCGGCCCAGGAGTGCGGTGGCGGGTCGAGCGCCCGGACCCCGTCGATCTCGCCGGCGATCACCCGGAACCGGGCGGCGGATCCCTCCTCGCCACGGACGACGACGGGGGTGTCCTCCGACCAGAACATGTCGAAGTACGGCTCCGCGGACTTGTCCTCGGGGGCCAGGTTGAGCCAGATCTGGAACAGCTCCATCGTGTTGGGAGCGTCGGGATCCAGCAGGGGGAACATCTCGGAGTGCGAGATGCCGGCACCCGCGGTGAGCCACTGGGTGTCGCCGTGCCCGAATCGCGCGGCGGCGCCCAACGAATCGGCGTGGTCCACCACGCCGTCGAGGACCACCGTCACGGTCTCGAATCCACGGTGCGGGTGCTGGGGGAAACCGGGGACCTCGGAGCCGTGGTACATCGACCACCCGTCCTTCCCGGAGAAATCTCCCCCGATGGACCGCCCCTCGAGCGAAGCCGCGGGACGCATGGTCCTGCCGTCGGCCGGGGGGAACTCGTCGCGGTGGTGGACGGCGAACAGGAACGGGTCGACGCCCGGCCACTGCGCTCCGAGCGGGACTACCTGGCGGATGGCGGACACTGGCTTCTCCTGTGTGACGGGACGATATTTGCTGTCGCGTCATACAACTTCGGCGGGCGCTGAATTGTTCCCGCCCGCGCCTCAGCCCCGGGCGACGACCCCGGTCACCGGGATCCGCCCGGCGACCGCCTGCCGGAAGTTGAGCACGGCGCGCTGGACGTGGTCGCCGGTGGAGACCACGACCGCACCGGTGGTCCCGCGCTCGCGGAAGATCCGGTCCGTGAACTGCGCGTTCTGGACCGTCGAGTTGGAGTTGCCCTCCTCGGTGATCCGCCACGGCGCGATGCCCGCACCGCGGAGCCAGTCGCCCATCGCGCGGGCCTCCGTGCGACCGTTCTGCGGGACACCCCCGGTCACGATGACGCGGGCGGTCGGGTACTGCCGGGCCAGCCGGAAACCGGTCCGCAGGCGCTCCTCGAGCACCGGCCGGATGCCCCCGTCGGGGTACAGTCCGGCGCCCAGGATCACGATGTCCGTGGTGAACGGATTGATCGTGAGCACCGCCGGATCGTCACTCGTGAGCACGTCCAGGCCGCCGCACATCTGGAGCATCGACGGGTCGACGTGCTGGCACCCCACCATGGTCAGCCCGTTGTACAGTGCCGTGCCCGACGGCATCTCCGCGGAGCCTGCGGACGCGGTCCCCACTCCGGCGCCCAGTGTGAGTGTCAGTGCCGCCGCGGACGCGGCCGCGACGAGACGGGTGTGTGTCCTGCGCACGATGGCGTTCCTCCCCCGATAACGATATGAAGAATTCGTGACCCGATAGTTATCGTCGGACACGGTACCGCTGTTACCTGTGAGGCACGATGGTGGAAAAACCGCCGGGTAACGTGCTCGGCATGCTCGAAGGATACGACAGATCGGCCGCCGTTCGGTACCTCTGCCGGGCGGACCCCGAGCTCGGTCGTCACATCGAGTCCGTCGGTCCGTGCACCCTCACGCCCGCCCCCGATTCCGGTCCGCACGCGCTGTTCGACCGACTGGCCTCCTCGATCCTCTCCCAGCAACTGTCGGTGAAGGCCGCCGCGACGATCGCCGGCCGTCTCCGGGAGCGGGCGGCCGGGCCCCGGCACCTCGAACCCGTTCTCCTGAACACCCTCTCCGATGACGAGATCCGCGCGTGCGGGGTCTCCCGCCCCAAGATCGCCGCGCTCCGCGACCTGGCCGACGCGGTGGGGACCGGACGGATCCCCACTCTGACGGAACTGCGGGGGTTCGACGACGACGAGGTGGTCGACTCCCTGACCACGGTCCGCGGGGTGGGCCGGTGGACCGTGGAGATGCTGCTGATCTTCCTGCTGGACAGACCTGACGTGTTCCCGGTGGCCGATGTCGGCATCCGCCGGGGATTCGAACGGGTCACGGGGCTCGACGGACCGGCCACCGCCACCCAGATGCTCGGCCGCGCCGAGGCCTGGGCCCCGTACCGTTCGGTCGCGTCCTGGTATCTGTGGCGGGCGGTCGACCAGACCGGTCAGGCGGTGCCCGCGCCACCCCCGCCCCCGGTCGGGTAGAACGGACGCATGGCAACCACCGCATTCAAGGGAAACCCCGTCACCACGTCCGGCGAGCTCCCCGCCGTCGGCACCACCGCTCCGGCCTTCGACCTGGTCGGCACCGACCTCGCTCCCGTGACCTCGGAGTCACTGGCGGGCACGCGCGTCGTGCTCAACATCTTCCCGAGCGTCGACACGGGCGTCTGCGCCCAGTCGGTCCGGACCTTCAACGAGAAGGCCACGGGCCTGGACAACACGGCGGTCATCAACGTCTCGGCCGACCTCCCGTTCGCGCTCAAGCGGTTCTCCGCCGACGAGGGGATCGAGAACGCGTCCGCCGCGTCCACCTTCCGCAGCGATTTCGCCTCGGAGTACGGCGTCAAGATGACGGACGGCCCCCTGGCCGGCCTGTGCGCACGGTCGGTCGTGGTGCTCGACGCCGATGGCTCGGTGGTCTACACCCAGCTGGTCGACGAGATCACCACCGAGCCCGATTACGACTCCGCCCTGGCCGCGCTCGGCTGACCCGCCTCGACACGACCGCCGGCCCGCCTCTCCCAGACAGGCGGGCCGGCGGTCGTTCACCCGGCGCGAGCCGGGCACCCCTGCGATCAGGCGCTTCCCGCGGGAACCGGGGCGAACCGGCGGGTGGCGTCCTCGAGCTGGTCGAAGAGAGTGGCCAGCTCCCCCGCGCGCCGCTCGTTCGGCTGGAGACCCTCGTCTCCGAACTCGGTGAACAAGCTCAGCGAGACCTGCTGGCGGACTCCGAACATCCGGAAGTTCGCGATGATCTGGCGCCACTGCTCCACGGCGCGTACTCCGCCCTCGGCGCCGTAGGAGACGAAGGCGACCGGCTTGTCCGCCCATTCCTCACCGAGCACGTCGTAGGCGTTCTTCAGGCCGCCGGGCACTCCGTGGTTGTACTCGGGGGTCACGAAGACGAAGGCGTCGTAGGAATCGATCGCCTCGCTCCACCGGGTGACCCGCTCGTCGTCGTACTGCTTGTCGGCGGCACCCGGCACGGTGGCCGAGGTGAGCAGGGGGACGTCGAAGGATTTGAGGTCGACCAGGTCGTAGGTCGCGTCTTCCCGCGTCGCGGCCTCCGCCGTGACCCAGTCGGCCACCGCCGCACCGGCCCGATCGTCGCGGATGCTGCCCAGGATGATGCCGATCTTCACTGTCTTCTCCTTCGTCGGTCGTTCTGGTGGACACCCTGACCGTACTTGAGTGACACGACACCAATCTACCGTGAGCCGTACACAGTGATCGACGCCACCGCACACACCCGGCCCCGGTCATCCCGTGTGACCGCGTGCGCTATCCCCCAGCTGCGGCCGTCGTGCAGGGCTTCGGCGCGCACCGTCACCGGGCCGACGAGGGGGATCTGCCGCACGTATCTGACGTCGAGCGAGGACGAGCTGACCTCGCGCTCGTGTGGGAACACCGCGGCACCGGCGATCTCCGCGGCGGCGGCGAAAACCCCACCGTGCAGGTTGCCCAGCGGGTTGGCGAGCGCCGGCTCGGGCGCGATCACGGCCTCCACCGCCCGGGTGCCGCCCTGCCCGTCGTGCCCGTGGTCCAACGACAGGCACAACACCTCGGCCAGTGTTCCCGGCGCGAGCGCCGAGGGCCACGGTGGCTCGGAATCGTAGCCGTCCGGGTCGACGACCCCCGAGATCTCCATCGACTTCACCAGACCCGCGGCGATCACCCCGCCGTCGTCGTCGACCACATCACCCCGAGTGGTGAGGCAGGGTCGCGAAGCGCCCGAAGGGGTCCACGAACTGGTCGGCGACCGGCTGGTGCCAGCTCACGGCGCCGTCACCGTCCACGCTGAAGGTCAGCCCCAATCTGGGTTCCGGGCCGTCGTGCGTCGACTCCCTCATCCGGGGACGCTAACACGTGTTCCACTCGTGCCCCGGGGTCTCGGATGGCCGCACAATGGAGCGGTGTCCCCCCGAGCCGCCACGCCACGGACGATCCCCCTGACCGGCGAGGTCCTCACGACGCCTCGTCGCTGGCCCATCCGCACGGCCACCACGGTGATCGCCACGGCCATCGTCATCCTCGTTCTCGCCGCCGCGGCCGGAGGCGCGTGGCTGTTGCTGCGCACCGCCGCCCACAACGCGATCGACACCGTGGACCGGGCCCGGGCCGTCGACGTGGCGGGGGTTCTCTCCGAGCGCGGACCCCGGGCAGCCCTCGATCTGGTGGCCGAGCCACTGTCCGGCGTCGATCTGGTGAGGATCGTCGGGCCCGGGGACCGCCTGCTCGCCGCCCAGGTCACCCGCGGCCTCGAGGACGTGCCGCCCGTCCCCGCCCCGGCGGCCGGCGAGATCGCCAGGCACCAACTCGAGTCACCCGGCGGAGCGGACCTGCGGGTGACGTCGGTCGGTGTGGATCTCGGTGGCGTGACGTTCGCGGTGGAGGTGGGTACGGACACCGACCGGTACGACACCGTTCTCGCCGCGGGCGCGATACTCTTCCTGTCCTTCGTTCCCGTGGCAGGGCTCGCCACAGCGGTGTTCGTGTACTACGCGATGGGGCGCGTGTTGCGGCCGGTGGAGTCGATCCGGTCCCGGGTCGCGGAGATCTCCGCCTCCGGGCGTGGCGAGCGGGTCCCGGTGCCCGAGGCGGAGGACGAGATCGCCCGCCTGGCCCGCACGATGAACGCGATGCTCGCGCGGCTGGACGCCGCACGGACCGCGCAGGTGGCCTTTGTCGGCGACGCCTCCCACGAACTACGCAGCCCGCTGTCCACCCTGTCGACCCTGCTGGAACTGTCGTCGACCTCGGGCACCCCGGTCGACGTGGAGACCGTGGACGACCTCCTGCTGCCCGAGGTCCAGCGGATGCGGTCGATGGTCGAGGACCTGCTCCTGCTGGCGAAGAACGACGAGCGTGGTGTGCCGTTGCGACGCGAGGACGTGGACCTCGACGACATCGTCCTCTCCGAGGTGGCCCGGCTCCGCGGTCTGGGTGGACTCGAGGTCACCGGAACGGTGGAACCCGCCCGTCTGGTCGGCGACCCCGACGCCCTGCTGCGGGTCGTGCGCAACCTGGTCGAGAACGCCCGACGGCACGCGCGTGAGGCCGTGACGATCGGGCTCACCGTGGATCGCACGGACCCCGCGGGACCCCGCGCCGTGATCACCGTCGACGACGACGGCGAAGGGGTGCCGCCCGACCAGCGGGCCACGGTGTTCGACCGCTTCGCCCGACTGGACGCCGACCGCGCCCGGGGCACGGGGGGATCCGGTCTGGGTCTGGCGATCGTCGCCGAGATCACCCGGTCTCACGGAGGCGCGGTGCGGGTCGAGGACTCCCCCGCGGGCGGAGCGCGTTTCGTCGTGGATCTGCCCGTCGAGACCCTCGGAGAGCCGCCCGACCTGCCGTGAGCGCTCCGGGTGGACGCCACCGCGGTCGGCACCTCCGGCCAGGACGCGAGCGGATAGGCTCGTCTGTCGTGTGGGCCCGCCGGAATCGCCTCTCCGACCTCTTCGACGCCGAGGACGCGTGGACCCGACCGTTGCCGGAGAACTACCTCCGGGCCGACGCGGCCCTCGCCCTGGCGATGTTCGCCTGCTCGGCGCTGGGTCTGGAGATCCTCCGGAGCATGGGCGTGTTGGGCGGGGAGAGCGCCCCGCTCTGGGCCCAGTACACGGCCATGGCGAGCGCGGCGGCCCTGCTCGCCCTCCGGCGCCGCCTGCCCCTCCTCACCGGCCTGGGGGCGACCGCGCACCTGTTGATCATCGGCAGCGTGATGCCCCTGGTGATGGGGCAGGTCTCCCAGCAGGTGCTGTACTTCATCGCCGTCTACTCCGCGGTGGCGTGGGCCCGCGACCGGAGGGCGCTGGTGGGGGTCGCGGTGGCGATCGCCGCCGCTCTGGTGGTGTGGATGACCTGGTACCTCGCGCTGGGGTCGGGGATGCAGCAGATCCTCGACTCGCTCGACGACGCCGACCGCTCGTCGGGCCTCGTCCCTCCGGTG is a window from the Dietzia sp. JS16-p6b genome containing:
- a CDS encoding alpha/beta fold hydrolase; translation: MTTTRRPPARAGHSGTALAHDLRGDGHPVVQLHGLSSSRRRDEVFGLDLTAGRDGLRVLRYDARGHGGSPGSVDPTDYTWPALARDLLTMLDEFFPGRRVHGVGQSMGAATLITAAVAEPDRFASLTLGIPPTAWEWRREQAALYDLAARQVERWGGARWAEKTRQPPTSPAIDPGRPFTVPDVADEHLPAAFRGAALSDLPPRAEVSGVDVPVLLLAWPDDPSHPLAVAEELQALLPDARLEVAQTPSEVARWPRVVGDFVHRAGN
- a CDS encoding isochorismatase family cysteine hydrolase, producing the protein MIDMQNSYFEFPELAEVRDELVGAVNELIRTAHDAGRPVVLVRTEHAEDRSTWTLNMHEDDQGFAFPGTDQARFLDDLVTGDHVEVVKTRDSAFFRTDLRAQLDRLGAGHLLVCGVSTHSCVAQTAIDGFAENLHVAVARGAISSDNSPLSEALLEFLKDQMRQPLLDRSQSLELLRTGHWPG
- a CDS encoding pirin family protein; its protein translation is MSAIRQVVPLGAQWPGVDPFLFAVHHRDEFPPADGRTMRPAASLEGRSIGGDFSGKDGWSMYHGSEVPGFPQHPHRGFETVTVVLDGVVDHADSLGAAARFGHGDTQWLTAGAGISHSEMFPLLDPDAPNTMELFQIWLNLAPEDKSAEPYFDMFWSEDTPVVVRGEEGSAARFRVIAGEIDGVRALDPPPHSWAARPDSHLAIWIVTLDPGVSTELPAFDPSATRVLYNYGGDLTVDAQRLGYDAAVLAPEAVTVTAGPDGAAFLVLQARPIGAPVVQQGPFVGTTRQDIVTAMEEYRAGVFGAWHLDRNDPVHAHEETRFARYPDGTERRPVGSR
- a CDS encoding YdcF family protein, which gives rise to MRRTHTRLVAAASAAALTLTLGAGVGTASAGSAEMPSGTALYNGLTMVGCQHVDPSMLQMCGGLDVLTSDDPAVLTINPFTTDIVILGAGLYPDGGIRPVLEERLRTGFRLARQYPTARVIVTGGVPQNGRTEARAMGDWLRGAGIAPWRITEEGNSNSTVQNAQFTDRIFRERGTTGAVVVSTGDHVQRAVLNFRQAVAGRIPVTGVVARG
- a CDS encoding DNA-3-methyladenine glycosylase; translation: MLEGYDRSAAVRYLCRADPELGRHIESVGPCTLTPAPDSGPHALFDRLASSILSQQLSVKAAATIAGRLRERAAGPRHLEPVLLNTLSDDEIRACGVSRPKIAALRDLADAVGTGRIPTLTELRGFDDDEVVDSLTTVRGVGRWTVEMLLIFLLDRPDVFPVADVGIRRGFERVTGLDGPATATQMLGRAEAWAPYRSVASWYLWRAVDQTGQAVPAPPPPPVG
- the tpx gene encoding thiol peroxidase, which codes for MATTAFKGNPVTTSGELPAVGTTAPAFDLVGTDLAPVTSESLAGTRVVLNIFPSVDTGVCAQSVRTFNEKATGLDNTAVINVSADLPFALKRFSADEGIENASAASTFRSDFASEYGVKMTDGPLAGLCARSVVVLDADGSVVYTQLVDEITTEPDYDSALAALG
- a CDS encoding NADPH-dependent FMN reductase, encoding MKIGIILGSIRDDRAGAAVADWVTAEAATREDATYDLVDLKSFDVPLLTSATVPGAADKQYDDERVTRWSEAIDSYDAFVFVTPEYNHGVPGGLKNAYDVLGEEWADKPVAFVSYGAEGGVRAVEQWRQIIANFRMFGVRQQVSLSLFTEFGDEGLQPNERRAGELATLFDQLEDATRRFAPVPAGSA
- a CDS encoding PaaI family thioesterase; protein product: MVDDDGGVIAAGLVKSMEISGVVDPDGYDSEPPWPSALAPGTLAEVLCLSLDHGHDGQGGTRAVEAVIAPEPALANPLGNLHGGVFAAAAEIAGAAVFPHEREVSSSSLDVRYVRQIPLVGPVTVRAEALHDGRSWGIAHAVTRDDRGRVCAVASITVYGSR
- a CDS encoding ATP-binding protein gives rise to the protein MSPRAATPRTIPLTGEVLTTPRRWPIRTATTVIATAIVILVLAAAAGGAWLLLRTAAHNAIDTVDRARAVDVAGVLSERGPRAALDLVAEPLSGVDLVRIVGPGDRLLAAQVTRGLEDVPPVPAPAAGEIARHQLESPGGADLRVTSVGVDLGGVTFAVEVGTDTDRYDTVLAAGAILFLSFVPVAGLATAVFVYYAMGRVLRPVESIRSRVAEISASGRGERVPVPEAEDEIARLARTMNAMLARLDAARTAQVAFVGDASHELRSPLSTLSTLLELSSTSGTPVDVETVDDLLLPEVQRMRSMVEDLLLLAKNDERGVPLRREDVDLDDIVLSEVARLRGLGGLEVTGTVEPARLVGDPDALLRVVRNLVENARRHAREAVTIGLTVDRTDPAGPRAVITVDDDGEGVPPDQRATVFDRFARLDADRARGTGGSGLGLAIVAEITRSHGGAVRVEDSPAGGARFVVDLPVETLGEPPDLP